CGCTTAAACTACTATGTGTATACACTTTAACGTTATCAAACGTTTTAAAATCATACTGACGCGATGAAAAAATAATCACTTCATCGTAAAGACGCATCTTCGGATGACGAATAATATAATCGATATTATCGCCAAAAGAAGTTAAAATAACGACAGAGTTTTTAACAGGTAATACGCGCATCAATAAAAAGAAACGTGAGACAAAAAAATTGTACACACGTATAAAAAGTTCTTTAATCATTTTGATTCAGATCTTTCTTAATTTTAGTTGTTGAGACACCCTCGGTTCTCGGTAAGTATACAACTTCACATAAATCATTTAAAAAGTCGAATTCACCTTCCCAGTCATGACCCATTACGAATGTGTCAATGTTGTGATTTTTTACGTCATCACGTTTTTGATCCCAACTATTTTCTGGAATTACCTCATCGACATATTTAATCGCTTCTAAAATAAGTTTACGATCTTCATATGAGTGATATGCTTCTTTATGTTTTAAGCTATTGAAGCTATCTGTAGATAAGCCGACAACTAGATAATCTCCCATCTCTTTCGCACGTTTTAAAATATTGATATGTCCAACATGTAATAAGTCAAAAGTTCCATATGTTATAATCTTTTTCATTGGATTTCACCTTAATATTTATTTCTATCTTTTCAGTCTATACCAAAACTGTACAAAATACGATTGTTATAGTATATTACTTTACGCATTTTGACAAAACTTCGGTATAATATAGTCTATATATTATAATTAATGAAGAAAGAAAGTAGATTTAAATGAAATTTTTAAAGTCGTTTTGGTTAAATATATACAAGTTTATCTTTTTTACTGCAGGTCTAATTCTACCTAAAAATAAAAAGAGAATTATGTTCGAAAGTTTTTTAGGAAGGCAATTCAGTGATAATCCTCGTGCATTATATGAATATATGAAAATGCATTATAGCGAATACGAACTTATTTGGAGTGCAGATAAGCGTCACGTAAAAACATTCGAAGAAAGTGGTGTGCCGTATTTTAAGAGGTTTTCGTTAAAGTGGTTAATCGCAATGAATACATCACATATATGGGTTTCAAATAGTAGATTACCTTTATGGATTCCTAAGCCAAGATCTACAAAGTATTTACAAACATGGCATGGTACGCCGTTAAAGCGTCTAGCATTAGATATGGATGAAGTACTTATGGCTGATACAGACACAGAAAGATATAAGAAAAACTTTACTAAAGAATCTAGTAAATGGGATTATTTAATATCTCCGAATCCATATTCAACAGAAATATTTAAACGCGCATTTAACTTTAATAAAGATATGTTAGAGACGGGATATCCTAGAAATGATTACTTAGTCAACTTTAATAATCCAGATTATATTCATAAACTCAAAGTCGAACTTGGAATTAAACGCGGCAAAAAAGTAATTCTTTATGCACCAACGTGGAGAGATAATGAATATCATGAGCGTGGACGTTATAAATTTGACATCCAACTAGATTTAGAACGAATGCAAAAAGAATTAGGCAATGATTATATAATTTTACTACGCATGCATTACTTAATTGCTGAGAATATAGATGTAGAAAAATACAATGGGTTCGTGTTAGATTTTTCAAGTTATGAAGATATTCGTGATCTATACTTAGTATCGGATATGTTAATTACCGACTATTCTTCTGTGTTTTTTGATTATGCAATTTTAAACCGTCCGATGATGTTCTTTACGTATGACATTGACAGTTACCGTGATGTAGTTAGAGGATTTTATTTTGATTTTGAACAAAAAGCACCAGGTCCTTTATTGTACAATACTGATGAAGTTATAAACGCTATACAGAATATTGAGTCACAAGATTATTCTGTCGTTCGACAAGAGTTTAGAGAAAAGTTTTGCGCATTAGAAGACGGAAAAGCGTCTGAACGTGTAATGAAAAGTATTTTACGGTAATTATTGAAAGGGAATAAAATGAAATCTTTAATTAAACTAATACAAGAACAAATAGAATATTTCTACTTAGCACGACGATTGTCATTATATGAATTAAAAAGTAGTAATAAAAACAATTATCTTGGAATGTTCTGGGAGTTATTAAATCCACTCACACAAATATTAATCTATTGGTTCGTATTTGGAACACTAAGAGACCGTGCACCTGTAATTGTAAATGGCAATGAGACACCATTTATACTATGGCTAATTGTAGGGTTTTTAGTGTGGATTTTTTTCTACCAAGCTTCTATAGAAGCATCTAAATCTATATATACTAGACTTAGAATGTTATCAAAAATGAACTTCCCAATGAGTGTTATACCGAATATTCCTATTTTGTCTAAAATATATATACATTTTGGAATGCTAGTTATTGCACTTATCGTCCATCAAATTTATGGATATTATGTTTCAATTTATTTAATACAAATCGTATACTTCATCTTTTGTTTATACGTCTTTACTTTTGCATTTGGCTTAATTATGTCGACGTTATCTACAATTATCAGGGATGTGCATCTGTTTTTAAACTCTACACTCAGAATGGGTTTATATGTTTCAGGAGTATTGTGGCCATTAACGATGTTAAGTGATTTCCCGAAAGTGATGTATATATTAAAATTTAACCCACTTATCTACGTCATTGATGGATATCGCTACGCATTTTTAGGTTCAGGGTGGTACATTATTGAACATTGGAAGTATGGATTATACTTCTGGGCAGTAATATTAATATTATTATTAATCGGTGCAACGCTTCACATGAGATTTAGAAGAAATTTTATTGATTACTTATAGAGGTTGGATAATATGGAGAAAGTTATAGAAGTAAAAGATGTTTCAAAAAAATATACGTTGTTCAATGACTCTAAAGAAAAGTTTTTAAATTTGTTTAATAAAGAAAAATATGGAAAAGCTTTTTATGCGCTAGATTCTGTTAGTTTTTCAGCATATGAAGGTGATGTTGTTGGATTTATTGGAACAAATGGATCTGGTAAATCAACATTATCTAATATTATCGCAGGAATTGTACCCGAAACAAAAGGAGAGGTACATACCCGTGGTGATGTTGCTTTAATTGCAGTTGCTGCAGGACTCAATAACAATTTAACAGGCAGAGAGAACATTGAGTTAAAATGTTTAATGCTCGGATTTAGTAAACAGGAAATTAAAGAATTAGAGCCAGAAATAATCGAATTTTCAGAGCTAGGGGAATTTATTGATCAGCCAGTAAAGTCATACTCTAGTGGTATGAGGTCTAGACTTGGTTTTGCAATTTCAGTAAGTGTGGATCCTGATGTACTCATTATCGATGAGGCACTGTCAGTTGGTGATAAGGCATTTGCTGAGAAAAGTTTACAGAAGATGAAAGAGTTTAAAGAGCAAGGAAAGACGATGATTTTCGTCTCGCACTCGCTCGGTCAAATGAAGCAATTTTGTAACAAAATACTTTGGTTAGAATTTGGTCGTGTTAAAGCATATGGTGAAACGAATGAAGTTCTCGGCATGTATGAAAGATATTTAAGAAAATGGCAAAAGATGACAAAGAAAGAACGCGATGAATACCGTAATAATATATTATCGTCTCCAGCCACAACAGATAATAAACAAGAAATAGGTAATACGGTAATCTATTCTCAAACAGATGAGTACATTACAGAAAAAGATGATTATGAACTTCACATGGAAAGTAGATTAGGCCATATTAGAGGTGGTAAATCATCTGTATATGAAGCACCAAATAGTAGAGAGAATGTAAAATCATCTAATGACTTTAAACATCATGTATATTATATTACCCGATCAGCAAATTATAGATTTGAGAAGTATTATTTATTATCGACTTCACGAAGTGCAGAAGATGGAGTCATTGGTTGGATGAAAGAAAAAGACATTCAATCACATACATTTTCTTTAATAGACCAAGATAATAAGCATGTCATATTGAACGGTGAAGGTAGTGCATTCTACATGCCATGGGGCGGTAAGAAAAACTCTGCATTTGGAGACTTAAAGAAACTCACTGATACAGAGATACGTGTCATTGAAACGTGGTTCATCGGTCGTAATATATGGTATAAAGCAATAATTGATAATGAACAAGTTTGGTTGAATGCGAAATATACAAAAGAAAGTGAATAAATTCATAGTAAAATAAAAGAGCCCTTCTGTATTTTTAAAAATATACAGAAGGGCATTTATTATTTTATTTTATAATACACTTTTTTTGCGACGCTTTTTAATTTACGTTTTACTCTCTTTTTGTTTCGGTTTATAAATGAATTATCTTTTTTTGTTAATGCATTTATTTTTCTTTCTAATTCATCTATTTTTAATTGTTGCAATTCAGCTTTATACGCTAATAGTACAGCATTACCATCTTTTTGACGATAAGCCCTTAATCGGTTATAAAAGCGATCGTTTACATATTCTTCGGCCCTTTCTGGGAAAGAGCTATTGAACAAGTCAGCAAACAGTTCTAGCCAGTCATTGTGGACTTTTGTCTTATGGATATGGATTAAATAATTAAGTGTGTTTCCAATACCAAAATTCATTATTCTATCTACAAAAGCAGCAGCAGCACGATCTTTAAACTCTTGGTCACCAAGTTCACCATCATAAATTATATTTAAGATTTCTTTATAATTTTCAAACGTCCTGTTTTTAGACTGCTTACTTGAGGTTAACCGGTCATCTGTATGATGTACGATATAATAATAAGGCTGATCAGCTAATATACTATGAACTTTTGTGTTAAAAAGAAATCGTGCTGTCACGAGCATGTCTTCGCCAATCAAGACATCTTTGTCAAATTTTAAATTTAACCGATCCCACTCTGATCTTTTAAAAGCTTTAAGTACGGATAAGGCAGTTAGCATATTATTCTCGATAATATCTGCATTACCTAATGATCCATGCTTGGCAAATGATCTCGGTACGTTACCTTTGATGTTATCTTCATTGCCTTTCACATACTTAGGGTAGATGATATCTGAATTGTTTGTTTTAGCAAAATCATATAGGTGAGTTACTAGCTCTTTTGCAACAAAGTCATCAGAATCTACAAAAAACAAATATTCTCCTTCAGCGTGTTCAGCTGCTGTGTTTCTTGGAATACTAGCATTACCAGAGTTCTCATCAAGTTTTAACAGCTTATAGTTTTTGAATTCTTCTTCTTCAAAAATGCTTTTAACTTTTTCGAATGTTCCATCTGTAGAACAGTCATCAACAACTATAATTTCATAATTTTCTTCAGGCTCAGTCTGGTTGATTAATGATAGAATGCATTTGTCAATTTTATTTACTCGATTGTATACAGGAATACAGAAACTAACTTTTTTCATAAGATCTCCTTGATAGCTTTAGGGTATGAGGTGTCATTACTTTTCTTTATTAAACACGTCATTAACAAGACGCTCACTTGATCGACCATCTGTATATTTGAAGTGTTTATTTATAAAGTTAGTAATTTTTTCTTCCTCGAAATCTTTGTTATATAGAGATGTAATCAGCTCATCGAAATCTTGTACAATTTTTCCTGGTACGAAGTCTGTATAAGTTTCGTAAAAGTCTCTTTTAGAAACGTAATCTTCTAAGTCATATGCATAAAACAGCATTGGCTTCTTGAATAAAGAGAACTCATATACTAATGACGAATAATCACTGATTAAAATGTCTGTAATAAATAAAATGTTATTTACTTCCCTGTAGCTTGATATATCGATGAAATACTTATTGTATTTCTTAGGGAATTTTAGTTTGTTTCTTACAAATGGATGCATTTTAAACAGTACGACTGAGTTTGATTCTTCACAGTATTTCGCTAATTTTGCGAAATCTATTTTAAAGAACGGATAATAAGCAGAATTATGACCATTACCTCTAAAAGTAGGTGCAAAAAGAATCACTTGTTTATCTTTAATTTGTGGGTAAATAGAATATAATTCCTTCGTTACTTTTTTCTCATATTTATCATTAAAGAATATGTCCGTTCTTGGAACTCCAGTTGGAATGACATTAGATTCTTTAATACCAAATGCTTCAGCATAATATGGAATATCATTCTCTGCGGAAACATATACTTTTGTATAGTTTCTATGAGAACGCGTATTAAAGAAATTACCACCTGATTTACCAACTCTACTATAGCCAAATGTTTTAAATGTACCGACCGCATGCCATACTTGGATGATTTCCTGATCTTTTCTAAAATTGACTCTATATATCATTGGATGAAAGTCATCCACAAAGATGTATTTAGATTTACCCAGTAGGTAGGGGAATTTAAACTTGTCAAAAAAGTTTCTTCGATCCGTTATATGGCGTTTAAATTGTTGGTGAATATTATACTCCTTATCTTTATCTTGTCGAATCATCTCTCTAAAAATATATTCGAAATTTCCAGACATTTCTGCTCTTGAGTCTGATGTAAATAATACATCTTTTGTATTATTTTTGTTTCTATATTTTGACCAGTTAAAGATGAGATGGAATATAAAATCCCTGATTGAGAATGATGTTTTATTATAATTTCTACGAATACTTTTCATTGTTGCTTCATAGAAATCCAATTTTTCTTTTGGTTGTTTAAAAGATATTGAAAGTAAGAACTCGTTGACTTCTGTAGATAACATTGGAGTTACAGTATAAACTGTACTTTTTGAAGTTCCACTTCGTTTAAACTCTTTTCCATAATATGATAAGACAAAATTATGAATAGTATTCTCATCGCCTAATTCTATAATCTCATTTAATGTTTCTTGTTCGTCATTTGTCAGTTCAAGTTTTGAAGCATCTAGAAGTGTCTCTGAAGTTTGAGCAATGTACGTATATTCATCTTCAACGACTATTAAATAATCATCTTCTGGTAAGTAATTACCATTATTTATGTTAGATAAAGAAAATCGTGCAGAGAACTTATCCCCCTCGATGTTGACCTCATTGGCAGTCATTACTTTCGATTCATCTAGATTTCTTAAATAGAATTCTGGAGATGAAAAATCTCCATCTAAGAAGCGTCCTTCTATAAAGAATTGCACGCGTTCCCATCTAATATTTTCAATTACAACCTTGCGTTCTTTCATGTTTATACCTCGTTAATTTAGATTTCCCATTTCATGACTGTTTTACCCCATGATGTTGATAGATCTGCTTCAAAAGCAGCTGTAACGTCATCAATTGTGCGAACTGTAAATTCTTTTCCTTTTAATAATGATAGTTTATCTACAATATCTGGATGCTGTCGATAAATATCAGCAACTGCTTGAAAGTCTTTTGCACCACTACGACTACTACCGATGAGTGTAAGTCCACGTTCTAATACCATTCTTGTATTTATTTCGACAGGATGCTCACTA
Above is a genomic segment from Nosocomiicoccus massiliensis containing:
- the tagD gene encoding glycerol-3-phosphate cytidylyltransferase, which codes for MKKIITYGTFDLLHVGHINILKRAKEMGDYLVVGLSTDSFNSLKHKEAYHSYEDRKLILEAIKYVDEVIPENSWDQKRDDVKNHNIDTFVMGHDWEGEFDFLNDLCEVVYLPRTEGVSTTKIKKDLNQND
- a CDS encoding ABC transporter permease, whose product is MKSLIKLIQEQIEYFYLARRLSLYELKSSNKNNYLGMFWELLNPLTQILIYWFVFGTLRDRAPVIVNGNETPFILWLIVGFLVWIFFYQASIEASKSIYTRLRMLSKMNFPMSVIPNIPILSKIYIHFGMLVIALIVHQIYGYYVSIYLIQIVYFIFCLYVFTFAFGLIMSTLSTIIRDVHLFLNSTLRMGLYVSGVLWPLTMLSDFPKVMYILKFNPLIYVIDGYRYAFLGSGWYIIEHWKYGLYFWAVILILLLIGATLHMRFRRNFIDYL
- the tagH gene encoding teichoic acids export ABC transporter ATP-binding subunit TagH; this encodes MEKVIEVKDVSKKYTLFNDSKEKFLNLFNKEKYGKAFYALDSVSFSAYEGDVVGFIGTNGSGKSTLSNIIAGIVPETKGEVHTRGDVALIAVAAGLNNNLTGRENIELKCLMLGFSKQEIKELEPEIIEFSELGEFIDQPVKSYSSGMRSRLGFAISVSVDPDVLIIDEALSVGDKAFAEKSLQKMKEFKEQGKTMIFVSHSLGQMKQFCNKILWLEFGRVKAYGETNEVLGMYERYLRKWQKMTKKERDEYRNNILSSPATTDNKQEIGNTVIYSQTDEYITEKDDYELHMESRLGHIRGGKSSVYEAPNSRENVKSSNDFKHHVYYITRSANYRFEKYYLLSTSRSAEDGVIGWMKEKDIQSHTFSLIDQDNKHVILNGEGSAFYMPWGGKKNSAFGDLKKLTDTEIRVIETWFIGRNIWYKAIIDNEQVWLNAKYTKESE
- a CDS encoding glycosyltransferase family 2 protein; the encoded protein is MKKVSFCIPVYNRVNKIDKCILSLINQTEPEENYEIIVVDDCSTDGTFEKVKSIFEEEEFKNYKLLKLDENSGNASIPRNTAAEHAEGEYLFFVDSDDFVAKELVTHLYDFAKTNNSDIIYPKYVKGNEDNIKGNVPRSFAKHGSLGNADIIENNMLTALSVLKAFKRSEWDRLNLKFDKDVLIGEDMLVTARFLFNTKVHSILADQPYYYIVHHTDDRLTSSKQSKNRTFENYKEILNIIYDGELGDQEFKDRAAAAFVDRIMNFGIGNTLNYLIHIHKTKVHNDWLELFADLFNSSFPERAEEYVNDRFYNRLRAYRQKDGNAVLLAYKAELQQLKIDELERKINALTKKDNSFINRNKKRVKRKLKSVAKKVYYKIK
- a CDS encoding CDP-glycerol glycerophosphotransferase family protein, which codes for MKERKVVIENIRWERVQFFIEGRFLDGDFSSPEFYLRNLDESKVMTANEVNIEGDKFSARFSLSNINNGNYLPEDDYLIVVEDEYTYIAQTSETLLDASKLELTNDEQETLNEIIELGDENTIHNFVLSYYGKEFKRSGTSKSTVYTVTPMLSTEVNEFLLSISFKQPKEKLDFYEATMKSIRRNYNKTSFSIRDFIFHLIFNWSKYRNKNNTKDVLFTSDSRAEMSGNFEYIFREMIRQDKDKEYNIHQQFKRHITDRRNFFDKFKFPYLLGKSKYIFVDDFHPMIYRVNFRKDQEIIQVWHAVGTFKTFGYSRVGKSGGNFFNTRSHRNYTKVYVSAENDIPYYAEAFGIKESNVIPTGVPRTDIFFNDKYEKKVTKELYSIYPQIKDKQVILFAPTFRGNGHNSAYYPFFKIDFAKLAKYCEESNSVVLFKMHPFVRNKLKFPKKYNKYFIDISSYREVNNILFITDILISDYSSLVYEFSLFKKPMLFYAYDLEDYVSKRDFYETYTDFVPGKIVQDFDELITSLYNKDFEEEKITNFINKHFKYTDGRSSERLVNDVFNKEK